The Chanos chanos chromosome 6, fChaCha1.1, whole genome shotgun sequence genome includes a region encoding these proteins:
- the LOC115815100 gene encoding odorant receptor 131-2-like — protein sequence MSTVNNSNVSTDSGFYIRPHSERVLFAQVLVGIFLYVNSLMIFTFLKKDVFREDTRYILFALTLFSDSGLLVTCDLALLGIYYEYPIPMIPCCILCTLMNWLNDCTPLTLVAMCLERYVAICMPLRHADISNSRNRKIGILIIWTVSSMTSLIGIFGFLAVNPSHILLSYVMCTVDVLLTFAWQAQLRAVLLQIYFFCMFVIIVFTYIKILMAARAASSDNKKSTYKSLRTVALHAFQLFLCLVQLLTPYVELAVLQIDFMLFVDVRYANFVVFIIVPRCLSPLIYGLRDEKFFLVLKHHTLFGLPKVVSAVFDARQCNKTRRLHTDS from the coding sequence atgagcaCAGTTAATAATAGCAATGTGAGCACTGATTCTGGATTTTACATCAGACCTCATAGTGAAAGAGTACTGTTTGCGCAGGTACTGGTTGGGATTTTCCTGTATGTGAATTCTCTGATGATTTTTACCTTCTTAAAAAAGGACGTTTTCAGAGAGGATACTCgatatattttgtttgcacTGACACTTTTCAGTGATTCTGGCCTTCTGGTGACATGTGACTTGGCTTTACTTGGGATTTATTACGAGTACCCTATTCCAATGATTCCATGTTGTATACTTTGTACGCTTATGAACTGGCTTAATGATTGTACTCCTTTGACACTGGTGGCCATGTGCCTAGAGCGCTATGTAGCCATCTGCATGCCACTGAGACATGCTGACATCTCCAActccagaaacagaaaaattggTATTCTGATCATCTGGACTGTCAGTTCTATGACGTCCCTTATAGGCATTTTTGGATTTCTAGCTGTCAACCCATCTCACATACTACTGTCTTATGTAATGTGCACTGTAGATGTGCTCCTAACATTTGCCTGGCAGGCTCAATTAAGAGCAGTTCTTCTACAGATATAttttttctgcatgtttgtCATCATTGTGTTCACCTATATTAAAATTCTGATGGCTGCAAGGGCTGCTTCTTCAGACAATAAGAAATCAACATACAAGAGTCTCAGAACAGTGGCTCTTCATGCCTTTCAGCTCTTCCTCTGTTTGGTTCAGCTTTTAACCCCATATGTGGAATTAGCAGTTTTGCAGATTGATTTTATGCTGTTTGTTGATGTAAGATATGCcaattttgttgtctttattattGTTCCACGCTGTCTCAGTCCACTAATTTATGGACTGAGAGATGAAAagtttttccttgttttaaaACATCATACCTTGTTTGGTCTTCCAAAGGTGgtttcagctgtgtttgatgCCAGACAGTGTAACAAGACTAGACGATTACACACTGATTCCTAA